One part of the Vigna radiata var. radiata cultivar VC1973A unplaced genomic scaffold, Vradiata_ver6 scaffold_320, whole genome shotgun sequence genome encodes these proteins:
- the LOC111241154 gene encoding uncharacterized protein LOC111241154 — protein MAYLSKLRVAPNLHLAERTREPFLSIVASLRQRRQTTRPPPTTKPSSHHDSTLMEPPTHHVAIKPKTILQAIGQIGGKHKLKKGFRERNETENENVNTRHVVTEIPAKHSSNDFLARIDAKTKSFEQVFRAMEKGLDIRPSVNCPHVSCGCRASCDLCEKRLQHNRYWKKRGCDGSVLLNSTNNQAEKNAPLNLTVRGFDFIDRIKSLGVVSCADILTLAGRDTILATVRAQSLSKKLKYNHKRLLLRLYLHFHFDNKKLLVMAFRVDPFRKFQTLLLDLF, from the exons atggcTTATTTGTCCAAGCTCAGAGTTGCACCAAACCTCCACCTCGCTGAACGGACCAGGGAGCCCTTCCTCAGCATTGTCGCCTCCTTACGCCAACGTCGACAAACCACGAGGCCTCCACCAACCACTAAACCCTCGTCCCACCACGATTCAACTCTAATGGAGCCTCCCACACATCACGTTGCGATTAAACCTAAAACAATTCTACAAGCCATTGGTCAGATTGGGggaaaacacaaattaaaaaaagggttTCGTGAAAGGAATGAGACAGAAAATGAGAATGTGAATACCCGCCACGTCGTAACAGAAATCCCTGCAAAGCACTCCTCCAACGATTTCCTGGCCAGGATTGATGCAAAAACCAAGTCTTTCGAGCAAGTGTTTCGTGCAATGGAAAAGGGTTTA GATATAAGGCCGTCGGTAAATTGTCCCCA TGTTTCGTGTGGTTGTCGTGCTTCTTGTGATTTATGTGAAAAACGTCTTCAACATAATCGTTATTGGAAGAAAAGG GGATGTGATGGATCAGTGCTACTGAACTCAACAAACAATCAGGCTGAAAAGAATGCTCCTCTGAATCTCACAGTCAGAGGCTTTGACTTCATTGACAGAATAAAGAGCCTTGGCGTGGTCTCTTGTGCTGATATCCTAACTTTGGCAGGCAGAGACACCATTTTAGCCACAGTAAGAGCTCAATCTTTATCAAAAAAGCTAAAGTATAACCACAAAAGACTTCTGCTTCGTCTTTATCTACACTTCCATTTTGATAACAAAAAATTACTCGTTATGGCTTTCAGGGTGGACCCTTTTCGAAAGTTTCAAACTTTGCTGCTAGATCTCTTCTAA